From a single Acetonema longum DSM 6540 genomic region:
- a CDS encoding histidine kinase dimerization/phospho-acceptor domain-containing protein: MITRSLFFRQLLSHVAIILFMALTLSGSVMYYAYQHGKLDAHIKKIAVFFAEELKAGHIPSRTQATAKDEIGTLGKTFNAMADALFHIQQVRRNFISNISHELKTPLSCIKATTEALIDGIAVNDQERAHYLERILAETDRMSRLVHDIIDMEQLESGKMFIKQERLDADTIEVLLKKKIFLFCCESRRISVTFWVTPTGLHRSWIIC; this comes from the coding sequence ATGATTACCCGTTCATTGTTTTTTCGTCAGCTTTTAAGCCATGTGGCAATTATCCTCTTTATGGCCCTAACCCTGTCGGGTTCAGTTATGTACTATGCTTATCAACATGGAAAGTTAGACGCTCATATAAAAAAGATTGCCGTTTTTTTTGCCGAGGAACTGAAGGCAGGCCATATCCCGAGCCGTACCCAGGCCACTGCGAAAGATGAAATCGGCACGCTTGGCAAAACCTTTAATGCCATGGCCGATGCCCTTTTTCATATTCAGCAAGTCAGGCGCAATTTCATCTCCAACATTTCCCACGAACTCAAAACACCGCTAAGTTGTATAAAAGCCACAACCGAGGCGCTCATTGACGGCATTGCGGTAAATGACCAGGAGAGAGCTCACTACTTAGAAAGGATATTAGCAGAAACGGATCGCATGTCCCGGTTAGTCCATGACATTATAGATATGGAGCAATTGGAATCGGGCAAGATGTTTATCAAACAGGAACGGCTTGATGCCGATACGATCGAAGTGCTGCTTAAGAAAAAAATCTTTCTCTTCTGTTGCGAATCGAGACGGATAAGCGTTACGTTTTGGGTGACGCCGACCGGTTTGCACAGGTCCTGGATAATTTGTTGA
- a CDS encoding sensor histidine kinase, whose translation MSNAIRHSPAGSQIGLALTEENNWLQISVSDQGEGIASEDLPLIWERFYRGDKSRNRSLGGSGLGLSISQSLMKAMGGTISVESEKGKGTIFKIHIPWQSK comes from the coding sequence TTGAGCAATGCCATACGGCATTCTCCAGCCGGTTCCCAGATTGGCTTAGCATTGACCGAAGAAAATAACTGGCTGCAAATTTCCGTATCCGATCAGGGGGAAGGGATTGCCAGTGAAGATTTGCCGCTGATCTGGGAACGCTTTTACCGTGGCGATAAATCCCGCAACCGCTCACTGGGCGGAAGCGGCCTGGGCTTGTCCATAAGCCAAAGTCTCATGAAAGCTATGGGCGGAACGATATCGGTAGAAAGTGAAAAGGGGAAAGGAACTATTTTTAAAATCCACATACCTTGGCAAAGTAAATAA